The following are encoded together in the Pseudomonas sp. IB20 genome:
- a CDS encoding response regulator gives MSKVSVLVVDDASFIRDLVKKCLRNYFPGIKIEDAVNGKKAQTILMRETFDLVLCDWEMPEMSGLELLTWCREQPHLKAMPFVMVTSRGDKENVVQAIQAGVSGYVSKPFTNEQLLNKVKQALHKIGRLDALIASAPTKMNSAFGNDSLSALTGGKPEAVKPAPVAAAPSKGLLNSPSVQAAPTAPPAGGRGQGQLRLPSGTQQCVIKALSIKEALLVVRRGEVLPQVLESAVLDLEQGDNAEVARLNGYLHAIVAYEPKPDSDWLQLTFRFIDQDAQKLDYISRLIARGTAQKHFVPGA, from the coding sequence ATGAGTAAAGTCAGTGTGTTGGTGGTGGATGACGCCTCGTTTATCCGCGACCTGGTGAAGAAGTGCCTGCGCAACTACTTCCCGGGGATCAAGATTGAAGACGCGGTGAACGGCAAAAAGGCGCAAACCATCCTGATGCGCGAGACCTTCGATCTGGTGCTGTGCGACTGGGAAATGCCCGAGATGTCCGGCCTTGAACTGCTGACCTGGTGCCGTGAGCAGCCTCATCTCAAAGCCATGCCGTTCGTGATGGTGACCAGCCGTGGCGACAAGGAAAACGTGGTCCAGGCGATTCAGGCCGGGGTTTCCGGCTACGTCAGCAAGCCGTTCACCAACGAACAGTTGCTGAACAAGGTCAAACAGGCGCTGCACAAGATCGGCCGCCTCGACGCGCTGATCGCCAGTGCGCCGACCAAGATGAACTCGGCCTTCGGCAATGACTCCCTCAGCGCCCTGACCGGCGGCAAGCCTGAAGCGGTCAAGCCGGCACCGGTAGCGGCGGCGCCAAGCAAAGGCCTGCTCAACAGCCCGTCCGTGCAAGCGGCTCCAACCGCCCCGCCGGCTGGCGGTCGTGGCCAGGGCCAGTTGCGCCTGCCCAGCGGCACCCAGCAATGCGTGATCAAGGCGCTGAGCATCAAGGAAGCGCTGCTGGTGGTGCGTCGCGGTGAAGTCCTGCCTCAGGTACTGGAAAGTGCAGTATTGGACCTTGAGCAAGGCGACAACGCCGAAGTCGCACGCCTCAACGGCTACCTGCACGCCATTGTCGCCTACGAGCCCAAGCCCGACAGCGACTGGCTGCAACTGACCTTCCGGTTCATCGACCAGGACGCACAGAAGCTCGATTACATCTCCCGCCTGATCGCCCGTGGCACGGCGCAGAAGCACTTTGTGCCGGGTGCGTGA
- a CDS encoding hemolysin family protein, with amino-acid sequence MDPSPGITLATLFADFGMILFALILVLLNGFFVAAEFAMVKLRATRVEAIAHKNGWRGQILRTVHSQLDAYLSACQLGITLASLGLGWVGEPAFAHILEPMLGAVGVESPEVIKGVSFFAAFFVISYLHIVVGELAPKSWAIRKPELLSLWTAVPLYLFYWAMYPAIYLLNASANAILRIAGQGEPGPHHEHHYSREELKLILHSSRGQDPSDQGMRVLASAVEMGELEVVDWANSREDLVTLDFNAPLKEILALFRRHKFSRYPVYDAVRNEFVGLLHIKDLLLELAALDHIPESFNLAELTRPLERVSRHMPLSQLLEQFRKGGAHFALVEEADGKIIGYLTMEDVLEVLVGDIQDEHRKAERGILAYQPGKLLVRGDTPLFKVERLLGVDLDHIEAETLAGLIYDTLKRVPEEEEVLEVEGLRIIIKKMKGPKIVLAKVLLLD; translated from the coding sequence ATGGACCCTTCCCCTGGCATCACCCTCGCTACACTCTTCGCCGACTTCGGCATGATTCTTTTTGCACTGATCCTGGTACTGCTCAACGGTTTCTTCGTTGCGGCGGAATTCGCTATGGTCAAACTGCGCGCCACCCGGGTCGAAGCCATCGCCCACAAGAACGGCTGGCGCGGGCAGATCCTGCGCACCGTGCACAGCCAGCTCGACGCTTACCTGTCAGCCTGCCAGCTGGGTATCACCCTCGCCTCCCTGGGCCTGGGTTGGGTCGGTGAGCCGGCTTTTGCGCACATCCTCGAGCCGATGCTGGGCGCCGTAGGCGTCGAGTCGCCGGAAGTGATCAAGGGCGTGTCGTTTTTTGCCGCCTTCTTCGTGATTTCCTACCTGCACATCGTGGTCGGTGAGTTGGCGCCTAAATCCTGGGCCATCCGCAAACCCGAGCTGCTGTCGCTGTGGACCGCGGTGCCGCTGTACCTGTTCTACTGGGCGATGTACCCGGCGATCTACCTGCTCAACGCCAGTGCCAACGCCATCTTGCGTATCGCCGGCCAAGGCGAACCTGGCCCGCACCATGAGCACCATTACAGCCGCGAAGAACTCAAGCTGATCCTGCACTCCAGCCGTGGCCAGGACCCGAGCGACCAAGGCATGCGTGTACTCGCCTCCGCCGTGGAAATGGGCGAGCTGGAAGTGGTGGACTGGGCCAACTCCCGCGAAGACCTGGTCACCCTGGACTTCAACGCCCCGCTCAAAGAAATCCTGGCGCTGTTCCGCCGCCACAAATTCAGCCGTTACCCGGTGTATGACGCCGTGCGTAACGAGTTTGTGGGCCTGCTGCACATCAAGGATTTGCTGCTGGAACTGGCGGCGCTGGACCACATCCCCGAGTCGTTCAACCTGGCCGAACTGACCCGCCCGCTGGAACGCGTATCGCGGCATATGCCGTTGTCGCAGCTGCTGGAGCAGTTCCGCAAAGGCGGCGCGCACTTTGCCCTGGTGGAGGAAGCTGACGGCAAGATCATCGGCTACCTGACCATGGAAGACGTGCTGGAAGTGTTGGTCGGCGATATCCAGGACGAACACCGCAAGGCTGAGCGCGGCATCCTCGCCTACCAGCCGGGCAAACTGCTGGTGCGTGGCGACACGCCGCTGTTCAAAGTGGAACGCCTGCTGGGCGTCGACCTGGACCACATCGAAGCCGAAACCCTGGCCGGGCTGATCTACGACACCCTGAAGCGGGTGCCTGAAGAGGAAGAAGTGCTTGAAGTTGAAGGCTTACGGATCATCATCAAGAAGATGAAAGGCCCGAAGATCGTGTTGGCCAAAGTGCTGTTGCTGGATTGA
- the pstB gene encoding phosphate ABC transporter ATP-binding protein PstB, translating into MQHETHTHGINMSALGRDKQSLSLAQETVAIEVPGLSLYYGEKQALFDVSMNIPKQRVTAFIGPSGCGKSTLLRTFNRMNDLVDGCRVEGAINLYGTNIYRKGEDVAELRRRVGMVFQKPNPFPKTIYENVVYGLRIQGINKKRILDEAVEWALKGAALWDEVKDRLHESALGLSGGQQQRLVIARTIAVEPEVLLLDEPCSALDPISTLKVEELIYELKSKFTIVIVTHNMQQAARVSDYTAFMYMGKLVEFGDTDTLFTNPAKKQTEDYITGRYG; encoded by the coding sequence ATGCAACACGAAACCCACACCCACGGCATCAACATGTCGGCCCTGGGTCGCGACAAGCAGAGCCTGAGCCTGGCCCAGGAAACCGTGGCCATCGAAGTGCCAGGCCTGAGCCTGTACTACGGTGAAAAGCAGGCGCTGTTCGACGTCAGCATGAACATCCCGAAACAGCGCGTGACCGCCTTCATTGGTCCGTCCGGCTGCGGTAAGTCGACGCTGCTGCGTACCTTCAACCGCATGAACGACCTGGTCGACGGTTGCCGCGTAGAAGGCGCGATCAACCTCTACGGCACCAACATCTATCGCAAAGGCGAAGACGTTGCCGAGCTGCGTCGTCGCGTGGGCATGGTGTTCCAGAAGCCCAACCCGTTCCCCAAGACCATCTACGAAAACGTGGTGTACGGCCTGCGCATCCAGGGCATCAACAAAAAACGCATCCTCGACGAAGCGGTTGAGTGGGCCTTGAAAGGCGCCGCACTGTGGGACGAGGTCAAAGACCGCCTGCATGAATCGGCACTCGGCCTGTCCGGCGGCCAGCAGCAGCGTCTGGTGATCGCCCGTACCATCGCCGTGGAGCCGGAAGTGCTGCTGCTCGACGAACCGTGCTCGGCACTCGACCCGATCTCGACGCTGAAAGTCGAAGAGCTGATCTACGAGCTCAAGTCCAAGTTCACCATTGTCATCGTGACCCACAACATGCAACAGGCGGCGCGGGTTTCCGACTACACCGCGTTCATGTACATGGGCAAACTGGTGGAGTTCGGCGACACCGATACCCTGTTCACCAATCCGGCGAAGAAGCAGACCGAAGACTACATCACCGGTCGTTATGGCTAG
- the phoU gene encoding phosphate signaling complex protein PhoU, with amino-acid sequence MISKEGLTHHISAQFNAELEEVRSHLLAMGGLVEKQVNDAVTALIEADSGLAQQVREIDDQINQMERNIDEECLRILARRQPAASDLRLIISISKSVIDLERIGDEATKIARRAIQLCEEGEAPRGYVEVRHIGDQVRNMVRDALDAFARFDAELALSVAQYDKTIDREYKTALRELATYMMEDPRSISRVLNIIWVLRSLERIGDHARNISELVIYLVRGTDVRHMGLKRMKAEVEGTADQIPNVPGKSDDK; translated from the coding sequence ATGATTTCGAAGGAAGGCTTAACCCATCACATCTCCGCGCAGTTCAACGCCGAGCTTGAGGAAGTGCGCAGCCACCTCCTGGCGATGGGCGGGCTGGTGGAGAAGCAAGTCAACGACGCCGTCACTGCGCTGATCGAGGCCGACTCGGGCCTGGCCCAGCAAGTGCGTGAGATCGACGACCAGATCAACCAGATGGAACGCAACATCGACGAAGAATGCCTGCGCATTCTGGCGCGTCGTCAGCCGGCGGCGTCCGACCTGCGTTTGATCATCAGCATCTCCAAGTCGGTGATCGACCTGGAGCGCATCGGTGACGAAGCCACCAAAATCGCGCGCCGCGCCATCCAACTGTGCGAAGAAGGCGAAGCGCCGCGTGGTTACGTGGAAGTGCGCCACATCGGCGACCAGGTGCGCAACATGGTGCGCGATGCACTCGACGCGTTTGCCCGGTTCGACGCCGAACTGGCGTTGTCGGTGGCTCAGTACGACAAGACCATCGACCGCGAATACAAGACCGCACTACGCGAGCTGGCCACCTACATGATGGAAGACCCGCGCTCTATCTCGCGGGTCTTGAACATTATCTGGGTACTGCGTTCACTGGAGCGTATCGGCGACCACGCGCGCAATATCTCGGAACTGGTGATCTACCTGGTGCGCGGCACCGACGTACGGCACATGGGCCTCAAGCGCATGAAGGCCGAAGTTGAAGGCACGGCTGATCAAATTCCTAATGTTCCGGGCAAATCTGACGATAAGTAA
- a CDS encoding XRE family transcriptional regulator, which translates to MTDSKIYTERFSCVWDTPEQAANMRLRSKLRVELCNTIRRWEFSQEDAAQRLGISPPDAYLELS; encoded by the coding sequence ATGACAGACTCAAAAATCTACACCGAACGTTTCAGCTGCGTCTGGGATACTCCTGAGCAAGCCGCCAATATGCGCCTGCGCTCAAAATTACGGGTGGAACTGTGCAACACCATCCGTCGCTGGGAGTTCTCTCAGGAGGATGCGGCGCAAAGGCTCGGTATTAGCCCGCCTGACGCTTACTTAGAGTTGTCATGA